From a region of the Flavobacterium branchiarum genome:
- a CDS encoding aconitate hydratase, with amino-acid sequence MAFDIEMIKKVYDNMPSRVDKAREIVGRPLTLTEKILYNHLWDGMPTKAFGRGIDYVDFAPDRVACQDATAQMALLQFMHAGKSKVAVPTTVHCDHLIQAKVDAVTDLARAKTQSNEVFDFLSSVSNKYGIGFWKPGAGIIHQVVLENYAFPGGMMIGTDSHTVNAGGLGMVAIGVGGADAVDVMSGMAWELKFPKLIGVKLTGKLSGWTAPKDVILKVAGILTVKGGTGAIVEYFGEGATSMSCTGKGTICNMGAEIGATTSTFGYDASMSRYLRSTNRADVADAADKIAPYLTGDPEVYANPEKYFDQVIEINLSELEPHLNGPFTPDLATPISKMKEEAIKNNWPLQIQVGLIGSCTNSSYEDIARAASLAKQVADKKLKVKSEFTITPGSEVVRSTIERDGFIDTFHKIGATVFANACGPCIGMWDREGAEKEERNTIVHSFNRNFSKRADGNPNTLAFVGSPELVTAMAIAGDLSFNPLTDTLINEDGEEVMLDAPTGDELPAKGFYAEDPGFQAPAEDGSNVQVSVSPTSDRLQLLAPFDAWDGKNIIGAKLLIKAFGKCTTDHISMAGPWLRFRGHLDNISNNMLIGAVNAFNQKTNSVKNQLTGAYDAVPAVARAYKAAGVPSIVVGDHNYGEGSSREHAAMEPRFLGVKAVLVKSFARIHETNLKKQGLLGLTFANEADYDKIQEDDTINFIDLVDFAPGKPLTLEFVHANGTKDIILANHTYNEGQIGWFVAGSALNLIAAGKA; translated from the coding sequence ATGGCATTTGATATTGAAATGATTAAAAAAGTGTATGACAACATGCCAAGTCGTGTTGATAAAGCACGCGAAATTGTTGGTCGTCCACTTACTTTAACTGAGAAAATTTTGTACAATCACCTTTGGGATGGAATGCCGACTAAGGCTTTTGGAAGAGGGATTGATTATGTTGATTTTGCACCAGATCGTGTCGCATGTCAAGATGCAACGGCACAAATGGCATTATTGCAATTTATGCATGCAGGTAAATCAAAAGTAGCAGTTCCTACAACAGTACATTGTGATCACTTAATTCAGGCTAAAGTTGATGCAGTAACCGATTTGGCTAGAGCAAAAACACAAAGCAATGAAGTATTCGATTTTCTTTCATCAGTTTCTAATAAATACGGAATTGGTTTCTGGAAACCAGGAGCAGGAATTATTCACCAAGTAGTACTTGAGAATTATGCTTTTCCAGGCGGAATGATGATTGGAACAGATTCTCATACTGTAAATGCAGGAGGATTAGGGATGGTCGCTATTGGTGTTGGTGGAGCAGATGCAGTAGATGTTATGTCAGGAATGGCATGGGAATTAAAATTTCCTAAATTAATTGGAGTAAAATTGACTGGTAAGTTATCAGGATGGACAGCTCCTAAAGATGTTATCCTTAAAGTTGCTGGAATTCTTACTGTAAAAGGGGGAACAGGTGCAATTGTTGAATATTTTGGAGAAGGTGCTACTTCTATGTCATGTACAGGAAAAGGTACAATTTGTAATATGGGAGCAGAAATTGGAGCAACAACTTCAACTTTTGGATATGACGCTTCAATGAGTCGTTACCTACGTTCTACAAACAGAGCCGATGTTGCTGATGCTGCAGACAAAATAGCTCCATACTTAACAGGAGATCCTGAAGTATACGCAAATCCAGAAAAATATTTTGATCAAGTTATCGAAATTAACTTATCAGAATTAGAGCCACACTTAAACGGACCATTTACACCTGATTTAGCTACACCAATTTCTAAAATGAAAGAAGAGGCTATTAAAAATAACTGGCCGTTACAAATTCAAGTTGGTTTAATAGGTTCATGTACAAACTCTTCATACGAAGATATTGCTCGTGCAGCATCTTTGGCGAAGCAAGTTGCCGATAAAAAGTTAAAAGTTAAATCTGAGTTTACAATCACTCCGGGTTCAGAGGTAGTTCGTTCTACTATCGAAAGAGATGGGTTTATCGATACATTCCATAAAATTGGCGCAACAGTTTTTGCAAATGCATGCGGACCATGTATTGGTATGTGGGACAGAGAAGGAGCAGAGAAAGAAGAAAGAAATACAATCGTTCACTCTTTCAATCGTAACTTTTCAAAACGTGCCGATGGAAACCCGAATACATTAGCATTTGTAGGTTCTCCAGAGTTGGTGACTGCTATGGCAATTGCAGGAGATTTAAGCTTTAATCCATTAACAGATACTTTAATCAATGAAGATGGAGAAGAAGTAATGTTAGATGCTCCTACGGGGGATGAGTTGCCTGCAAAAGGATTTTATGCTGAAGATCCAGGTTTTCAAGCTCCAGCCGAAGATGGTTCAAATGTTCAAGTATCAGTGAGTCCAACTTCAGATCGTTTGCAGTTGCTAGCTCCGTTTGATGCCTGGGATGGTAAAAACATCATAGGAGCAAAATTACTCATCAAAGCATTCGGAAAATGTACAACAGATCATATTTCTATGGCTGGACCATGGTTACGTTTCCGTGGACACTTAGATAATATCTCTAATAATATGTTGATTGGTGCAGTAAACGCATTCAATCAAAAAACAAATTCAGTTAAAAATCAATTAACTGGAGCTTACGATGCAGTTCCTGCAGTTGCGCGTGCATACAAAGCGGCTGGAGTTCCATCTATTGTTGTGGGAGACCATAACTATGGAGAAGGTTCTTCACGTGAGCATGCGGCAATGGAGCCACGTTTCTTAGGAGTTAAAGCGGTATTAGTGAAATCTTTCGCTCGTATTCACGAAACAAACCTTAAGAAACAAGGACTTTTAGGACTGACATTTGCTAACGAAGCAGATTATGATAAAATCCAAGAAGACGATACAATCAATTTTATTGATTTAGTAGATTTTGCTCCAGGGAAACCATTGACGCTAGAATTTGTTCATGCAAATGGAACTAAGGATATAATCTTAGCAAATCACACCTATAATGAAGGACAAATTGGCTGGTTTGTAGCCGGTTCAGCATTAAACTTAATTGCTGCTGGAAAAGCATAA
- a CDS encoding bifunctional aconitate hydratase 2/2-methylisocitrate dehydratase, whose translation MNTYNDYIKEIEERKGQGLHPKPIDGAELLSEIIAQIKDLDSPFREDSLKFFIYNTLPGTTSAAGEKAKFLKEIILGESVLKEITPAFAFELLSHMKGGPSIEVLLDLALGNDVAIAKEAAKVLKTQVFLYDADTDRLVEAFKNGNEIVKDILESYVQAEFFTKLPEVADEVKIVTYIAGEGDISTDLLSPGNQAHSRSDRELHGKCMITPEAQEEIRALQAAHPDKSVMLIAEKGTMGVGSSRMSGVNNVALWTGKQASPYIPFVNLAPIVGGTNGISPIFLTTVDVTGGIGLDLKNWVKKLDENGNPVRNENGDPVLEEAYSVATGTVLTINVKEKKLYKEDQELIDISKAFTPQKMEFIKAGGSYAIVFGKKLQTFAAKTLGVAIPAVYAPSKEISNDGQGLTAVEKIFNRNAVGNTPNKVLHAGSDVRVEVNIVGSQDTTGLMTAQELESMAATVISPIVDGAYQSGCHTASVWDKKAQANIPKLMKFMNDFGLITARDPKGVYHAMTDVIHKVLNDITIDEWAIIIGGDSHTRMSKGVAFGADSGTVALALATGEASMPIPESVKVTFKGDMKNYMDFRDVVHATQAQMLHKFGGENVFQGRIIEVHLGTLNADQAFTFTDWTAEMKAKASICISEDATLIESLEIAKGRIQIMIDKGMDNENQVLQGLIDKANKRIAEVISGEKPALIPDANAKYYAEVVVDLDLIAEPMIADPDVNNIDVSKRYTHDTIRPLSFYGGDKKVDLGFIGSCMVHKGDMKILAQMLKNIEVQYGKVEFKAPLVVAPPTYNIVDELKAEGDWEVLQKYSGFEFNDSAPKGAARTEYEKMLYLERPGCNLCMGNQEKAAKGDTVMATSTRLFQGRVVEDTEGKKGESLLSSTPVVVLSTILGRTPTIEEYKIAVEGINLTKFAPSHKLLVK comes from the coding sequence ATGAATACTTATAACGATTACATTAAAGAGATCGAAGAACGCAAAGGTCAAGGTCTTCATCCAAAGCCTATCGATGGTGCTGAATTATTAAGCGAAATCATTGCTCAAATAAAAGATTTAGATAGCCCATTTCGAGAAGATTCTCTTAAGTTTTTTATTTACAACACACTGCCTGGAACTACCAGTGCTGCTGGTGAGAAAGCAAAGTTTTTAAAGGAAATTATTCTTGGCGAATCAGTATTAAAAGAGATTACACCAGCTTTTGCTTTTGAGTTATTGTCACACATGAAAGGTGGTCCTTCGATTGAGGTATTACTTGATTTAGCATTAGGAAATGATGTTGCTATCGCTAAAGAAGCGGCAAAGGTTCTTAAAACTCAGGTTTTCCTTTATGATGCTGATACGGATCGTTTGGTTGAAGCATTTAAAAATGGAAATGAAATAGTTAAAGATATTCTTGAAAGTTACGTTCAGGCAGAGTTTTTTACAAAACTGCCAGAAGTAGCCGATGAAGTTAAGATAGTTACTTATATTGCTGGTGAGGGAGATATTTCAACCGATTTACTTTCTCCAGGTAATCAGGCGCACTCACGTTCAGACCGTGAGCTTCATGGAAAATGTATGATTACTCCTGAAGCACAAGAGGAAATCAGAGCACTTCAAGCGGCTCATCCAGATAAAAGTGTGATGTTGATTGCTGAAAAAGGAACTATGGGAGTTGGGTCTTCAAGAATGTCAGGTGTAAACAACGTGGCTCTTTGGACTGGTAAGCAAGCAAGCCCATATATTCCTTTTGTTAATCTTGCTCCAATTGTAGGAGGAACAAACGGTATTTCTCCAATCTTCTTAACAACAGTTGATGTTACTGGAGGGATTGGTTTAGATCTTAAAAACTGGGTAAAAAAATTAGATGAAAACGGAAATCCAGTTCGTAATGAAAATGGAGATCCAGTTTTAGAAGAAGCGTACTCTGTTGCTACAGGTACTGTTCTTACAATAAACGTTAAGGAGAAGAAACTTTATAAAGAAGATCAAGAGTTAATTGATATTTCTAAGGCATTCACTCCTCAAAAAATGGAATTCATTAAAGCAGGTGGGTCGTATGCTATTGTATTCGGTAAAAAACTTCAAACATTTGCGGCTAAAACTCTAGGTGTTGCTATTCCAGCTGTTTACGCTCCATCAAAAGAAATTTCTAATGATGGTCAAGGACTGACTGCAGTAGAAAAAATATTCAACAGAAATGCTGTTGGAAATACACCGAACAAAGTATTACACGCTGGATCAGATGTTCGTGTAGAAGTTAATATCGTAGGTTCACAGGATACGACTGGTCTTATGACTGCTCAGGAATTAGAATCTATGGCGGCTACAGTAATTTCACCAATAGTTGATGGTGCTTACCAATCAGGTTGTCATACAGCTTCTGTATGGGATAAAAAAGCGCAGGCAAATATTCCAAAATTGATGAAATTCATGAACGATTTTGGTTTGATCACGGCACGTGACCCGAAAGGAGTTTATCATGCAATGACAGATGTAATTCATAAAGTACTTAATGATATTACTATAGACGAGTGGGCAATCATCATTGGTGGTGATTCACATACAAGAATGTCAAAAGGTGTTGCTTTTGGTGCTGACTCAGGAACAGTTGCTCTTGCTCTTGCTACAGGTGAGGCTTCAATGCCAATTCCAGAATCAGTAAAAGTGACATTCAAAGGAGATATGAAAAACTATATGGATTTCCGTGATGTGGTTCATGCTACACAAGCTCAGATGCTTCATAAATTTGGAGGAGAGAATGTGTTCCAAGGTAGAATCATCGAAGTTCATTTAGGGACTCTTAATGCTGATCAAGCTTTCACATTTACTGACTGGACTGCAGAGATGAAAGCGAAAGCTTCTATCTGTATTTCTGAAGATGCTACTTTAATTGAATCATTGGAAATTGCTAAAGGCAGAATCCAAATCATGATTGATAAAGGTATGGATAACGAAAATCAAGTTCTTCAAGGTTTGATTGATAAAGCAAATAAAAGAATAGCAGAAGTTATATCTGGAGAGAAACCAGCTTTAATTCCAGATGCTAATGCTAAGTATTATGCTGAAGTTGTTGTTGATCTTGATCTGATTGCAGAGCCAATGATTGCAGATCCAGATGTAAATAATATTGATGTTTCTAAGCGTTATACTCACGATACAATTAGACCGCTATCTTTTTACGGAGGAGATAAAAAAGTAGATCTTGGATTTATTGGATCTTGTATGGTGCATAAAGGCGACATGAAAATCCTTGCTCAAATGCTTAAGAATATCGAAGTACAATATGGTAAAGTTGAATTTAAAGCTCCTCTTGTAGTAGCTCCTCCAACATATAATATTGTAGATGAACTTAAAGCTGAAGGGGATTGGGAAGTTTTACAGAAATATTCAGGTTTTGAATTTAATGATAGTGCTCCAAAAGGTGCTGCTCGTACTGAATACGAAAAGATGTTATATTTAGAGCGTCCAGGATGTAATCTTTGTATGGGTAACCAAGAAAAAGCTGCAAAAGGAGATACTGTAATGGCAACTTCTACGCGTCTTTTTCAAGGAAGAGTTGTAGAAGATACCGAAGGTAAAAAAGGAGAATCTCTTCTTTCATCAACTCCGGTTGTTGTTCTGTCAACAATTTTAGGTAGAACACCGACAATTGAAGAATATAAAATTGCAGTAGAAGGAATCAATCTAACTAAGTTTGCACCTTCTCATAAGTTATTAGTGAAATAA
- a CDS encoding AAA family ATPase yields the protein MSDVTVIHNLVKKRNELKTEIAKIIVGQDDVVDQILICIFSGGHALLIGVPGLAKTLLINTLSQALGLDFKRIQFTPDLMPSDILGSEILDENRRFKFIKGPVFSNIILADEINRTPPKTQAALLEAMQERSVTIAGENHKLDLPYFVLATQNPIEQEGTYPLPEAQLDRFMFAIKLEYPSFEEEVQVVKRTTSDNTSVINPLFTAQEIIDFQHLIRRIPVADNVIEYAVTLVSKTRPDNSLTNDFVRNYLDWGAGPRASQNLILAAKAHAAFNGKFSPDIEDVKAVATGILRHRIIKNYKADAEGITEEIIIQKLI from the coding sequence ATGTCTGATGTAACAGTAATTCATAACTTAGTAAAAAAACGTAATGAATTAAAAACTGAAATCGCAAAAATAATTGTAGGTCAGGATGATGTTGTAGATCAAATTTTGATTTGCATTTTTTCTGGTGGACATGCTCTTTTAATAGGGGTGCCAGGATTGGCAAAAACATTATTGATTAATACACTTTCGCAGGCTTTAGGGCTTGACTTTAAGAGAATTCAATTTACTCCAGATTTGATGCCATCTGATATATTAGGAAGTGAAATTCTTGATGAAAACAGGCGATTCAAGTTTATTAAAGGACCTGTTTTTTCGAATATTATTTTGGCTGATGAGATTAATAGAACGCCACCTAAAACCCAAGCTGCTTTGTTAGAAGCTATGCAAGAACGTTCGGTAACTATTGCAGGAGAGAATCATAAATTAGATTTACCCTATTTCGTATTAGCTACACAAAACCCGATTGAGCAAGAAGGAACGTATCCTTTGCCAGAAGCTCAATTAGATCGTTTTATGTTTGCTATAAAATTAGAGTATCCTAGTTTTGAAGAAGAAGTGCAAGTTGTTAAGCGTACTACTTCAGATAATACAAGCGTGATTAATCCATTATTTACAGCTCAGGAAATTATTGATTTTCAGCACTTAATTCGTAGGATTCCTGTTGCAGATAATGTTATAGAATATGCCGTAACTTTGGTTAGTAAAACTCGTCCAGATAATAGTTTGACAAATGATTTTGTTAGAAATTATTTAGATTGGGGAGCGGGGCCAAGAGCATCACAAAATTTAATTCTGGCAGCCAAAGCACATGCGGCTTTTAATGGTAAATTTTCTCCAGATATAGAAGATGTAAAAGCGGTAGCAACTGGAATTTTGAGACATCGAATTATTAAAAATTATAAGGCCGATGCCGAAGGAATTACAGAAGAAATTATAATTCAAAAACTAATATAA
- a CDS encoding peptidylprolyl isomerase, with the protein MLLKKLRIKTINCQFILTVSFLLLFNSLTRAQEIIKDVVAVKPVEVKSNQKPKIDGIIATVGDYIILDSDIDKSYLEISSQGGSVKDISRCQMLGKLLEDKLYAHQAIQDSIIVSDAEIKGIMEDKLGIMLQQVGDINKVVQYYKKNSIEEFKTYFSEILKEQKLASEMQKKIIDGVEITPEEVRNFFKKIPKDDLPTFGAEMEVAQIVVEPKVSKEDKQKVIDRLNSIKKDVEEGASFATKAVLYSQDPGSSSSGGYYKMNRKTAFVKEFKDVAFSLQEGEVSAPFETIYGFHIIKVDKIKGQEVELRHILIAPVVSEDALKEAKERITAIREKIVAKKVTFAEAARADSDEKETRANGGALINPNTQDTRFELTKMDPTLYTQVSNLKDDEVSQPILNTDDKGKKTYKIITVTNRIEEHVADYGKDYIKIKDLALKEKQINAIAKWFDEKIKETYIKIIGEYRDCSFTNNWLKK; encoded by the coding sequence ATGCTATTAAAAAAATTACGAATAAAAACAATCAATTGTCAATTTATATTAACAGTGAGTTTTTTGCTTCTTTTCAATTCGCTAACTAGAGCGCAAGAAATTATTAAAGATGTTGTTGCAGTAAAACCAGTTGAAGTTAAAAGTAATCAAAAACCAAAAATTGATGGTATTATCGCTACAGTTGGTGATTATATTATTTTAGATTCAGATATCGACAAAAGTTATTTAGAAATTAGTAGTCAAGGAGGATCAGTAAAAGATATTTCTAGATGTCAAATGCTAGGAAAACTTTTAGAAGATAAGTTATACGCACATCAGGCTATTCAAGATAGTATTATTGTAAGTGATGCTGAGATAAAAGGTATCATGGAAGATAAATTAGGTATCATGTTGCAACAAGTAGGTGATATTAATAAAGTTGTACAGTACTACAAGAAGAATTCGATTGAGGAATTTAAGACTTATTTTTCTGAAATCTTAAAAGAGCAAAAGTTAGCTTCAGAGATGCAGAAAAAAATTATTGATGGAGTAGAGATTACGCCAGAGGAGGTTCGTAATTTCTTTAAAAAGATACCTAAGGATGATTTGCCAACTTTTGGAGCAGAAATGGAAGTAGCACAAATTGTTGTAGAGCCTAAAGTTTCTAAAGAAGATAAGCAAAAAGTAATTGATAGACTAAATAGCATCAAAAAGGATGTAGAAGAAGGAGCTAGTTTTGCAACTAAAGCAGTTTTGTATTCTCAAGACCCAGGTTCTAGTTCAAGTGGTGGTTATTATAAAATGAATAGAAAAACTGCTTTCGTAAAAGAATTTAAGGATGTAGCTTTTAGTCTTCAAGAAGGTGAAGTTTCAGCTCCTTTTGAAACGATTTATGGTTTTCATATCATAAAAGTTGATAAAATAAAAGGGCAAGAAGTGGAGTTGCGACATATCTTAATTGCTCCAGTAGTTTCTGAAGACGCTTTAAAAGAAGCAAAAGAAAGAATTACTGCAATTAGAGAAAAAATAGTAGCTAAGAAAGTTACTTTTGCAGAAGCTGCAAGAGCAGATTCAGATGAAAAAGAAACACGTGCAAATGGTGGTGCCTTAATTAACCCAAATACACAAGATACGCGTTTTGAATTAACAAAAATGGATCCTACTTTATACACTCAGGTTTCTAACCTAAAAGATGATGAAGTTTCGCAACCAATTTTGAATACAGATGATAAAGGTAAAAAAACATACAAGATCATTACTGTAACAAATAGAATTGAAGAGCACGTTGCTGATTATGGTAAGGATTATATCAAGATTAAAGACTTAGCTTTAAAAGAAAAACAGATCAATGCTATTGCGAAATGGTTTGATGAAAAAATTAAAGAAACTTATATTAAAATAATTGGTGAGTACAGAGATTGTTCTTTTACTAATAATTGGTTGAAAAAATAA
- a CDS encoding peptide chain release factor 3: protein MSFLKEIQRRRTFGIISHPDAGKTTLTEKLLLFGGAIQEAGAVKNNKIKKGATSDFMEIERQRGISVSTSVLAFNYKDKKINILDTPGHKDFAEDTFRTLTAVDSVIVVIDVAKGVEEQTEKLVAVCRMRKIPIIVFINKLDREGKDAFDLMDEVEQKLGLTVTPLSFPIGMGYDFQGIYNLWEQNINLFSGDSRKNIEETIAFSDVQNPELEKIIGQKPADRLREELELIDEVYPKFDRQDYLDGKLQPVFFGSALNNFGVRELLDCFVTIAPSPRPKESETRLVDPTEEKMTGFVFKIHANMDPKHRDRLAFIKIVSGTFERNKPYYHVRQKKNLKFSSPNAFFAEKKEIVDISYPGDIVGLHDTGNFKIGDTLTEGEIMSFKGIPSFSPEHFRYINNADPMKAKQLDKGVDQLMDEGVAQLFTLEMNNRKVIGTVGALQYEVIQYRLEHEYGAKCTYENFPVHKACWVKPDDAKNDEFKEFKRIKQKFLAKDKYGQLVFLADSDFTIQMTQNKYPSVKLFFTSEFE, encoded by the coding sequence ATGAGCTTTTTAAAAGAAATACAACGTAGAAGAACATTTGGAATTATCTCGCATCCCGATGCTGGAAAAACAACATTAACGGAAAAACTTTTGTTATTTGGTGGTGCTATTCAGGAAGCAGGTGCAGTAAAAAACAATAAAATAAAAAAAGGAGCTACGAGTGATTTCATGGAAATCGAACGTCAGAGAGGAATTTCGGTTTCTACATCTGTTTTGGCCTTTAATTATAAAGATAAAAAAATCAACATCCTTGATACTCCTGGTCACAAGGATTTTGCCGAAGATACTTTCAGAACTTTAACAGCCGTAGATAGCGTAATTGTAGTAATTGACGTTGCTAAAGGGGTTGAGGAACAAACTGAGAAATTAGTTGCTGTATGTAGAATGCGTAAAATTCCGATTATTGTTTTCATCAACAAATTAGATCGTGAAGGTAAAGATGCATTCGATTTAATGGATGAAGTTGAGCAAAAATTAGGCTTAACTGTTACTCCATTAAGTTTTCCTATCGGAATGGGATATGATTTTCAAGGAATCTATAACCTTTGGGAACAAAACATCAATTTATTTAGTGGAGACAGTCGTAAAAACATTGAGGAAACTATCGCTTTTTCTGATGTACAAAATCCTGAACTAGAAAAAATAATTGGTCAAAAACCTGCTGATAGGCTACGTGAAGAATTAGAATTAATAGACGAAGTATATCCTAAATTTGATCGTCAAGATTATTTAGACGGAAAATTACAACCTGTATTTTTCGGTTCGGCCTTAAATAACTTTGGAGTACGTGAATTATTAGATTGTTTTGTTACAATTGCTCCTTCTCCAAGACCAAAAGAATCTGAAACACGTTTGGTTGATCCAACCGAAGAAAAAATGACTGGTTTTGTATTTAAAATACATGCCAATATGGACCCTAAACACAGAGACCGTTTGGCTTTTATAAAAATCGTTTCTGGTACTTTTGAAAGAAATAAACCGTATTACCATGTACGTCAGAAAAAGAATTTAAAATTTTCAAGTCCAAATGCATTCTTTGCAGAGAAGAAAGAAATTGTAGATATTTCATATCCAGGTGATATTGTTGGTCTACATGATACAGGAAACTTTAAAATTGGAGATACATTAACTGAAGGTGAAATAATGAGCTTTAAAGGAATTCCAAGTTTCTCTCCTGAGCACTTTAGATACATTAATAATGCCGATCCTATGAAAGCTAAGCAATTAGACAAAGGAGTAGACCAATTAATGGACGAAGGTGTTGCGCAATTGTTCACGTTAGAAATGAATAACCGTAAAGTTATCGGAACTGTAGGAGCCCTTCAATATGAGGTAATTCAATACCGTTTGGAACATGAATACGGTGCAAAATGTACGTATGAAAATTTCCCTGTTCATAAAGCGTGCTGGGTTAAACCTGACGATGCCAAAAATGATGAATTCAAAGAATTTAAACGTAT